In the Phaseolus vulgaris cultivar G19833 chromosome 7, P. vulgaris v2.0, whole genome shotgun sequence genome, one interval contains:
- the LOC137829647 gene encoding zinc finger protein ZAT5-like: MQTQEELQEVSKDQTMIKGKRNKRERAPSPPRFAKPTSTSTSTNNSIDSATTSTTTNTPIESIEEEDMVNCLILLAQGTHHVAAATPDQNINYKRSTNPRVFRCKTCNKCFPSFQSLGGHRTSHRKPKENSTSVEEAPTFVRDSDPTTSTTLSLKTPNRVNSLTSTSTVAVRVHRCSTCYAEFSSGQALGGHMRRHRNLVNASSMTSMSGDGGGSQEYQGAKKPLNLDLNLPAAPEEDQGESKFSFQQRENVIVFSNSLVNCNY; this comes from the coding sequence ATGCAGACACAAGAGGAATTACAAGAGGTTTCCAAGGATCAGACGATGATCAAAGGCAAGCGCAACAAGCGTGAAAGGGCACCATCCCCTCCTAGGTTTGCCAAGCCCACTTCAACCTCAACTAGCACTAACAATTCCATTGATAGTGCCACAACCTCAACCACCACCAACACCCCAATTGAATCaatagaagaagaagacatggtgAATTGTCTCATTCTCCTAGCTCAAGGCACACACCACGTGGCAGCAGCTACACCAGATCAAAATATCAACTACAAAAGGTCAACAAACCCTCGAGTCTTCCGGTGCAAGACTTGCAACAAATGCTTCCCTTCATTCCAATCGCTTGGAGGACACAGAACCAGCCACAGGAAGCCCAAGGAAAACAGCACTTCTGTAGAAGAAGCTCCTACTTTTGTTAGAGACAGTGATCCCACCACAAGCACCACTCTCTCCTTGAAAACACCAAATAGGGTTAATAGTTTGACTAGCACCAGCACTGTCGCCGTGAGAGTTCACCGGTGTTCCACCTGTTATGCTGAATTCTCTTCTGGGCAAGCCTTGGGAGGCCACATGAGGCGCCACAGAAATCTTGTGAATGCTTCTTCAATGACGTCCATGAGTGGTGATGGTGGTGGTAGCCAAGAATATCAAGGAGCTAAGAAACCCTTGAATTTGGACTTGAATCTTCCAGCAGCACCAGAGGAAGATCAAGGAGAATCCAAGTTTTCGTTTCAGCAAAGAGAAAACGTCATTGTCTTCTCTAATTCTTTGGTGAATTGCAATTACTGA